The genomic segment GTGGGAAAGCCCGCGCTATAAAGGTATAGCCTACCATGTGAAAGACGCGAAAGACGTGAAGGCTGTTAAAAACTGTGTGAAGAATCAGCCGTTCGATAAGTGGGCAGACCGTCTTCGCGAAACGTTCAACAACGACTCCGTCATCCGCATCCGTGTGGAAAAAGGAATCTTCAAGGAAGGAGACAGCAAACTGGTTGACCGCGAAGTCTTCAAGAAGGACGTTACCGTCACGCCAGTAGAAGGTTATCCGATAGATGCCGTGTTCGGCAAGAAGCTCAAAGCCCCTGAAACCTACGAGGATGTTCGCGGGCTGGTGGTAGCCGACTATCAGGAGGAACTGGAGAAAAAATGGGTAGAAGAATTGCGCAGGAAATATCCCGTCGTGATATATGAAGAGGTATTGAAGACCGTCAATAAGCATTAAGTATTATGAGAAAACTTTTTTCTATCATAGGAACTGTTGTCCTGCTCGCATCATTCGCAAGTCCGGCAGTCAGTTCTTTTAAAGAGAACAACTCTTTTGTGGCATCTTCCGACACCATCATCACATCGGAAGAAGGTGCGCCGAATGTCATCGACGAGGTGATATGGGTCGTTGGAGACGAACCGATTCTGAAATCGGACGTGGAAGTGATGCGCATTCAAGGTGAGGCTGAAGGGTATAAATGGAAGGGAAATCCCGATTGTGCCATACCCGAGCAGATTGCCGTTCAGAAATTGTTCCTGCATCAAGCAGGTCTGGACAGTATTGAAGTGACCGAGTCGGAGGTGACACAGGAGGTGGAGGACCGTATCAACTGGATGATTCAGCAGACGGGAAGCCGTGAGAAACTGGAGGAATATCGTGGCATGTCTCTGACGCAGATACGTCAGGAGATGCGTGACGACCTCAGGAATCAGATTCTCGTTCAACGAATGCGACAGGAGTTGGTGAAAGATGTGTCAGTCACCCCTGCAGATGTGAGACGCTATTTTCAAGATCTCCCGCAGGACAGTCTGCCGTTTGTCCCGACAACGGTCGAACTGCAGATTATCACCCGCCAGCCAAGAGTTGAGGAAGAGGAGGTGAATCGCATCAAGAACCAATTGCGCGAATATACCGAGCGTGTGAATAATGGCGAGACCACATTCGCCACTTTGGCACGACTCTATTCAGAAGACGGTTCTGCACGCGCAGGAGGAGAACTGGGATACACACCGCGCGCGGCACTTGACCCTGCTTTTGCCAGTGTGGCTTTCGGACTGACCGACCCTAAGAAAATATCGAAAATCGTGGAAACAGAGTTTGGGTATCACATCATCCAGCTTGTTGACAAGAGCGGTGACCGCATCAATGTGCGGCATATCCTGCTCAAACCGCGCATCTCCAGCGAAGCCGTCAAGGCAGCCAGTGAGAGGCTCGATTCCCTGGCGCAAGATATCCGTGATAAGAAGTTTACGTTCGACGATGCGACCTACGTGTCCGACGATAAAGATACGCGTATGAATCGCGGATTGATGGCATTCTATAACAGGGAAACAGGAGAACGCACATCCCGATTCCGCATGCAGGATCTTCCGACAGAAATAGCACGGGAAGTGGAAAAGTTGCAGGTCGGTGAAATCTCTGCACCGTTCCAGATGGTCAACGATAAAGGAAAGAATGTTTGTGCGATTATCAAGTTGAAAGCAAGAACGGAGAGCCATCGCGCCACCATCGCAGAAGATTTTCAGATTTTGAAAGGCATAGTGCTGAACAAACGTCGTGATCAGGTTATTCACGATTGGGTGGTAAACAAAATCAAGAACACCTATGTTCGCATGAACGAACGTTATCGTGATTGCGACTTTGAATACGAGGGATGGGTTAAATGACAAAAACGAAGAGAATACGTTCCTTTTACGGGCATAAAACTTTCTTGATGACGGTTTTATGCCTGTTTGGGCTCTGCCTGTTGTCGCAACCGGCATCGGCGCAACGGCGCGGTAAGGGAAAGGCACAGGAGCAACGCGTATATCTCGACCATGCCGAT from the Prevotella sp. Rep29 genome contains:
- a CDS encoding peptidylprolyl isomerase, giving the protein MRKLFSIIGTVVLLASFASPAVSSFKENNSFVASSDTIITSEEGAPNVIDEVIWVVGDEPILKSDVEVMRIQGEAEGYKWKGNPDCAIPEQIAVQKLFLHQAGLDSIEVTESEVTQEVEDRINWMIQQTGSREKLEEYRGMSLTQIRQEMRDDLRNQILVQRMRQELVKDVSVTPADVRRYFQDLPQDSLPFVPTTVELQIITRQPRVEEEEVNRIKNQLREYTERVNNGETTFATLARLYSEDGSARAGGELGYTPRAALDPAFASVAFGLTDPKKISKIVETEFGYHIIQLVDKSGDRINVRHILLKPRISSEAVKAASERLDSLAQDIRDKKFTFDDATYVSDDKDTRMNRGLMAFYNRETGERTSRFRMQDLPTEIAREVEKLQVGEISAPFQMVNDKGKNVCAIIKLKARTESHRATIAEDFQILKGIVLNKRRDQVIHDWVVNKIKNTYVRMNERYRDCDFEYEGWVK